One Prosthecobacter sp. SYSU 5D2 genomic window, GTGAAGTCATACCAGCGACGGTTAAAATAATCCACGCCGCCATTGGGACGCGCCAGCCAGACGACTTGCGGCGTCACCTCGGCAATCTGGCGGAAGCGGGTTTCGCTTTCCTCCAGTTCCCGGGTTACCCGCACGCGCTCCAGCGCCTCCCAGCAGCGGTTGGCTACATGCTGCACCAGGCCCACTTCTGCCTGGGTCCAGCGGCGGGGAGTCTTTTGGTGAACAGCCATTTTGGCCACAAACCGGCCGTCTTTATGCAAGGGCACACAGATGAGCGCCCGGATGCTGGCAGCCTCATAAACGGCCAGGTCCTCCGGTGCCGGCTGATGGTGCTCTATATCTTCGACGATGTAGGTGACATCTGCTTGCATGGAGCGGAGAACATCACTTCCAAACCGGGTGAAGAAGTAGCGTCCAAGCAGGCTGGGCACGCCATGGGTGTAGTCCCCCAGGATGTTCACCGTCTTCCCGTCCGCCTCCACCTCGGCATAGTTGCAGCGGTCCACTTTTAAATGCTGCCCAAGCAGGCGCGCCGAGGTGTCCACAATCTCCACCGGATTGCCCAGCGGCCGCACTGCATCATCCAGAGCGACCAGGAAACGCTGGCGGGCGGTTTCCTGCATCCGGTCAGTGATGTCCACAAAAGCGCCGACACTGCCGCGCGGGCTGCCCTGTTCATCGAAAATAGGTGCCGCGTACTCCAGCAGCCTCAGGGTGCGGCCGTCTGCATGAACTAGATTGAATTCCTGGTTCCGGATATCCCTTCCCTCGCTCGCGGCAAGTTGCATGGGCAGCCGGTCACCAGGCACCTCCTGGCCCTCGTCATCCAGGATGCGGAAGTTTTGCGGGCGCTCCTCCTCCGGGGCGGTTTTGGAAGCATTCAGTTCAGGAGCAAGGCCCAGGACCTGGGCAAAAGCCCGGTTGACCCGGATGTTTTTACAATCCCGGTCCAGGGAGATGCCGATGCCGATGGGCAGCACATCCAGCAAGGTTTCCAGTTCCGCCACCCGGGAGCTGCTTTCCAGGTTCAGCCGGCTCAGTTCTTTCTCCGCGTGGCGCTTGGCCGTGATATCGGCAAAACGTACCGCCACTTGGCCACCAGCCATGCCATCGAAGGGAAAGGCATAAACATCAAACCAGCGGCCCAGAGATTCAGACACTTCCTCAAAACGGGTGGGCTGACCTGACCGCGCCACTTGGCCATAGATTTGAAACCAGCGTTCCTCGTGATTGGGATTCAGTTCCCGCATCCTTTTTCCCACGGAATCCTTCAGACCAGAGTGCTGTTCAAAGGACTGGTTCACATCCACAAACCGGTAGTCATAGGGGGTGCCGTTCTCATCCCAGATCATCTCAATGATGCAAAATCCCTCATCAATGGAATTGAACAGGGAACGGTAGCGCTGCTCGCTGGTCTGGAGGGCTGCGGCGATGCGTTTTTCCTCCGTCACATCCCGGAAGTAAACGGAAAGGCCGCCGCCCCTGATGGGGTAGCCACGGAGAATGAACCAGCGCTTCCAGTCAGTGTAATAATAATCGAATTCCACCGCCCTTTCCTCCTCTACCGCACGCCGGAATTCCCGTTCCAAAAGCGTTCCCGCAGTTGCAGGAAACACATCCCAGTGAGAGCGGCCAAGCATCTTTTCAGGATCACCCATGATGGGGAGGAGGATCTTCCTGGCAGCTTCATTCAGATAGATGATCCGCCAGTCACTATCATAGGCGCAGAAAGCATCCGAGATGCTTTCCAGAATACGCGTTACTCTTTCCTCACCTTCACCAGGAAGGGGAGGAGGGGCAGGTGTATGTTGGGAAGGTGTCTCCATGAAGAGTCCGGTTACTGTGAAGTCCCCGCTTTTTCAGTCAATCAAGGAAGTTCCAAGATCAACACGGCTCTTCAATAGCGGAACCGCTTTACCCTTGTCCCGTGGACGCAGCCAGGAGCGTGGAGCGGATGACCGCCTCCTCCGTCGGCACACTCGCTTCTCGGGCTCCAATGGCTGCCATGACCAGGGTAAAGGCAAGCAGAAGGCTCACCAGGAAGGGAGTGAGAAGAATGTCTTTCATCAATGATTTATCGAACCCGCCCGGCAGATTGCGCCTGTCACTTTTGGCCTCTGCCGGATAAAATAAGCTACACATCCGTACTCCGCAGCGGATGCGAACCCATACGCCCAGGCCTCTGCGGAAACTCTGCCTGCCAGCTCTTCCGGCGGCCCCTGGATCAAATCTTAAACAAACCGGATTCACCATTATGAAAAACAACATCATCAGGTCCCTTTGCCTTGTTGGCATGGCATTCTCCCCGCTTACCCTTCTGGCTCAGGTTCCCGCCACGCCCCCCACGGATACGACGACGACCACCACCATCACCACGGAGACACCGAGCGGCACGGCAACCTCTGTGCGCACCAGCAATGACAATGAAGCAGCGAATCAGCTTCTCAGAAATCCGGAAGAACTTTTCCGCAGGCTGGACGCCAATGCGGATGGCATTCTCAGCATGACCGAATTCCAGCGCGTCTCAGCCCTGGCTGACGGCGCCACCACGGGACGTCCAAGCGCCGCATCCATCCCCGGCACCGCTCCAGGCACGCCCATTCCATCAGCCGATACCCGCGTGAGCCCTGCTCCAGCCACGGGAACGGCTGCGGGCACCAATACGGGTTCACCTTCCCGATAACCTCTCATTTCTGTTCTGTCCCCTGCCTCATCCTTCACGGGGTGACACAGGGAACAGTGTTTGAATCTACCATCAGTCCCGGCGCAGTTCATTGCGCAGTTGAAGAATGCCATCCCGCAGGCCGAAAAGTCCCTGCTGCCAGTTTTCCATGCGCTGCCGGTGGGCTTCTAATTCAGGGCTGGCCTGCAGATCCTGCACCGCAGCCAGAGCTTCATTCGCCCAGTTCAGGCAGCGTTTGGTGATGGCCAGCACATACCCCCGGTTATAATCATCGTCCAGATCCCGGCGGGCATGCAAGGCTCCGGCCAGCTTGCCGCTGATCTGCATGACATTGGTGAGGTAGCGGTCCAGCGGATGGTCGCGGTCCTCGCCCCGGCTTTCATTAAGGTCTGTTCCACGGATGTCGCTCATCACCTGGGACAGGTAGTCACGCGCTTGCTGCTGCAGCGGATGGGGCTCCAGGGCCTCCTGTTCCTCCAGCCAGTTGCTTTCTTCAGCCTCTTCGGCCGCCTCATTCATCTGTTCTGCCCACTCACGGCGGCGCTTTTTTTCAGGGCTGTCATCATCAGAGGGCAGCACGCCTTCCTGCGCATCTGCCATGTCCTCCAGCAGGTGGTCCCAGCCCATGACAAAGGCGGTCTTCTCCTCGGAGTCGTCATCTTCACCGTACTTCTCATAGGCTTCCATGCTGGCATCCGTCAGCCGGTCGGAGGCCTTCAGCTGCTCCTCCCATTCTTCCTCTGTCAGTTCCAGGCTGTCGCAGGCGTCTTCATTTTCAAGGTCTTCCTCATCTGCCTCTTTCGGTTCCGGGCGCTGGATGATGCCCGCCAAGAAGTCCCGCATGGCCTGCATATTGGCCAGCTTTTGCGCGCCCTCTTCATCCTCGTCCATCTCCCATTCATGCCCGGACACGGTGATCTCAAAATCTGCGCTCTCCACCACGCAGCGTCCCTGCTCAGGCGTAAACCACTCCAGATACAGGCTGTTGCGCCATTCCGTTGGCACTTCGGCGATCCTGTTTTGCTGGTAGGCCTCCTGCCACTCCTCCTCCGGTACGGTGAAGACCTTCACCTTGCGCGAGGCCGTGATGTCTCCCGCCATTCCGGTTTGAACGGCGTTCAGCTTCGCCGCCGCAGGCTGAGGCTGCGGCGTGGGATTTTTAAAGGCCACCCGTGTGCCCGCCACATCCCGCCAGGCATCTCCGTCAAGGTCCAGCACTACCGGTTCCTCGCGTCCCAGCAGCCACAGCTTTCCCCGCACACGCCCCCGCTCGGTATTGTCAATTTCACCGTGGAGGATGGCGGTATCGATGCGGTGGGCCATGAATGTTCGGTGCTTGAAATAAAAACAGTCTAACTAAAAGGAGGATTACGCTTTCAGCGCCTGCTCGATGTCTGCCCAGAGGTCCTCAATGTGCTCGATGCCCACGGAGAAACGCACCAGGCCGTCGGTCACGCCGGCAGCTTCGCGGATGTCTTTCGGGATGGAGGCATGGGTCATCGTGGCCGGGTGGCAGACCAGGGACTCAATGCCGCCCAGGCTCTCCGCCTGGGTGAACAGACGCAGCCGGCGGATGAAGGCCAGCGCCTCATCCTGCGTGTGGCCAAAGTCCGCCAGCATCATGCCGGAGCCGCCGCTCATCTGCCTGCGCGCCAGTTCATACTGCGGGTTGGATGGCAGGAAAGGGTAGCGCACGCTTTTCACATCTGCCCGCGCTTCCAGCCGGGTGGCCAGCTCCAGGGCATTGGCACTGTGCCGCTCCATGCGGATGGCCTCCGTCTTCACACCACGCGAGGTCAGCCAGGAGTCAAACGGACTCGGCTGCAAACCCAAAGCCTTTTGGGCAAAGATCATCTTCTCCTGCCATTCGGCGGAGTTGGAGCACACCGCACCACCCAGGGCATCGGAGTGACCGTTGGTATACTTGGTCGTGCTCAGCAGGGACAGGTCCGCACCGAGATCCAGCGGCTTTTGCAGCAGGCTGGAGGCAAAGGTATTGTCCATCACCACTGTGGCGCCGACGCTATGCGCCACCTCTGAAATGGCCGCGATGTCCAGGATCTTCAGCAGCGGATTCGTGGGCGATTCCAGCCACACCAGCGCCGGTTTGATCTCGGCAATGCGCGCATGATTGGCCGCATCCGCCAAGTCCAGATACTGGATGTCCACATTGAACTTCCGCAGCACCCGCTCAAACAAACGGTAAGTGCAGCCGTAAATGTTCTGCTCAGAGATGATCGTATCCCCTGCCTTCAGGCCAAAGGCGATGGCCGTAATGGCGGACACGCCGCTGGCGAAGACGGTGCAGTGCTGCGCGTTCTCCAGGCTGGCCAGCGTGGTCTGCAGGTTGCGGTAGTTCGGGCTGCCGCTGCGCGTATAGTCAAACCCTCCCGGATTCCCCGTCTCGTAGGTCGAGGTCATGTAGATCGGCGGAATCACCGCACCAGTCTCGCTGCGGTAATCCTGGCCGATGTGGATGGCTCGGGTTTCAAAACGTGCCTCGCTGGGCACTGTAGGGTCGTCTTTCATGGTCGGGAGGCCACACAAACATGCGGCGGCCCAAGATGCAAGTTTCCAGGGCCTGCCTCTTTATAGTGAGGTCGTGATTCAAAAGCTCATTCATTCCATTTATCGTCCAACGCGCCATTCCGCCTGGTGGCAGGGGCTTTTTCAGGGGCTGGTGGTCTTTTCGGCTTTCGTGGCTTGGCATACCAGTGAGCTCTGGCTGCGGATTGCGCTGGGCGCTTTGATTCTCCACGCACTCACTCTCTTCCATAGCGGCCTGATTACGGGAAGCACCTGGATCAACAACAAAGGAAGAATCGATTTTTACAAAAGGGACACGGCTTCGTCTTCCTACTGGATCGCGATGTCCTTTCACGGACTCGTGATCATCATCGCAGGCTATTTCCTCATGCTGAGCTTCTTTGAGCCGGGCAGCGGATCCTGAGCTGGGTGTGTGGGCGTCACTTCTCCCCGGCCGTTTCCACATCCGGCAAAAACACCGTCAGCAGTCCCAGCAGGGGAAGAAAGGCACAGGCAGCGAAGACAAAATTGATCCCTCGCGCATCCGCGACCGCGCCCAGAACGGCGGACCCGATGCCCGCGATGCCAAAGGCCAGGCCAAAAAACAGTCCGGCGATCATGCCAACCTTTCCAGGCATCAGCTCCTGGGCATAGACCAGGATGGCTGAAAAAGCAGAGGCTAGAATGAGGCCGATGATCACACTCAGCAGTGCCGTCGTCACCAGACCTGCATGCGGAAGCCACAGGGAGAAAGGCGCCACGCCCAGGATGGAGACCCAGATGACCCGCTTCCGCCCGATGCAGTCCCCCACCGGCCCGCCGATGATGGTCCCTGCCGCCACGGCAAAGAGGAACATAAACAGGTAATACTGCGACTGCTGCACCGAGACCTGGAAGCGGTCCATGAGGTAAAAGGTATAGTAGCTGGTCAGGCTGGCCAGATACACATATTTGGAGAAGATGAGCACTACGAGTACTGCCACGGCTGCCACCACTCGGCGGGTCGCCGGGCCGTCATTCACCTCACGCGCAGCGCCAGCCACCGGGGCGTGCCGCTTGTGGATGCGGTGCAGATTCCGCGCCTGCCACTGCCCCACCTGGAAGAGCACCAGCACCCCCAGCATGGCGATGACGGAGAACCACGAGAGGGCACCCTGCCCATGCGGCACAATGAACCACGCTGCCAGCAGCGGACCGATGGATGAGCCCGCATTCCCGCCCACCTGGAACAAGGACTGCGCCAACCCACGCCGCCTGCCTGCCGCCATGTGGGCGATGCGTGAGGCCTCCGGGTGAAACACCGCCGAGCCTGCCCCTACCAGACCGGAGGAGATCAGGATGGTGACAAAACTGTGCGCCTGGGAAAGAGAAATCAGCCCCACCAGCGTCATGGCCATGCCCACGGGCAATGAATAAGGCATCGCCCGCTTGTCCGTGATGTAACCCACCAGCGGCTGCAGCAGCGAGGCCGTGCATTGAAAGGTCAGTGTGATGAGGCCGAGCTGGGTAAAGGTCAGCCCATAGGATTCTTTAAGCACCGGATAAATGGCCGGCAGCAGG contains:
- a CDS encoding PAS domain S-box protein, translated to METPSQHTPAPPPLPGEGEERVTRILESISDAFCAYDSDWRIIYLNEAARKILLPIMGDPEKMLGRSHWDVFPATAGTLLEREFRRAVEEERAVEFDYYYTDWKRWFILRGYPIRGGGLSVYFRDVTEEKRIAAALQTSEQRYRSLFNSIDEGFCIIEMIWDENGTPYDYRFVDVNQSFEQHSGLKDSVGKRMRELNPNHEERWFQIYGQVARSGQPTRFEEVSESLGRWFDVYAFPFDGMAGGQVAVRFADITAKRHAEKELSRLNLESSSRVAELETLLDVLPIGIGISLDRDCKNIRVNRAFAQVLGLAPELNASKTAPEEERPQNFRILDDEGQEVPGDRLPMQLAASEGRDIRNQEFNLVHADGRTLRLLEYAAPIFDEQGSPRGSVGAFVDITDRMQETARQRFLVALDDAVRPLGNPVEIVDTSARLLGQHLKVDRCNYAEVEADGKTVNILGDYTHGVPSLLGRYFFTRFGSDVLRSMQADVTYIVEDIEHHQPAPEDLAVYEAASIRALICVPLHKDGRFVAKMAVHQKTPRRWTQAEVGLVQHVANRCWEALERVRVTRELEESETRFRQIAEVTPQVVWLARPNGGVDYFNRRWYDFTGLQEGGGLDESWVTVLHPEDLPACLERWQHSIKTGEPYETRYRWLSASGHYRWFLGRALPLRDDAGHILRWYGTSTDIDDLVRAEETARVARAEAERANRAKDDFLAALSHELRTPLTPVLMAAESLSEDGSLDGTTRETLSMIQRHIALEARLIDDLLDITRISHGKLQLRLQEADAHTLIGLALEIVREEAQAKGLKLSIDFAARNTTLNCDPARLQQVFWNLLKNAVKFTPPQGRIRISTRDEGSRLVLEVSDSGIGIANEKLGRIFEPFEQAGLANDHRFGGLGLGLSISKALVEMHEGQIQAESAGPGQGSVFRILLPAMAADCPSQPALSTVGTASTGASQESSQPAMRLLLVEDHEPTLVVLARLLKRAGHEVITADSVATALEAAENHPFDAVVSDVGLPDGTGMDLMKILHTQHGLRGIALTGYGMEEDINRAHQSGFAVHLTKPVQFAQLRQALLHLSMVASEEVRKDG
- a CDS encoding EF-hand domain-containing protein, translating into MAFSPLTLLAQVPATPPTDTTTTTTITTETPSGTATSVRTSNDNEAANQLLRNPEELFRRLDANADGILSMTEFQRVSALADGATTGRPSAASIPGTAPGTPIPSADTRVSPAPATGTAAGTNTGSPSR
- a CDS encoding PLP-dependent aspartate aminotransferase family protein gives rise to the protein MKDDPTVPSEARFETRAIHIGQDYRSETGAVIPPIYMTSTYETGNPGGFDYTRSGSPNYRNLQTTLASLENAQHCTVFASGVSAITAIAFGLKAGDTIISEQNIYGCTYRLFERVLRKFNVDIQYLDLADAANHARIAEIKPALVWLESPTNPLLKILDIAAISEVAHSVGATVVMDNTFASSLLQKPLDLGADLSLLSTTKYTNGHSDALGGAVCSNSAEWQEKMIFAQKALGLQPSPFDSWLTSRGVKTEAIRMERHSANALELATRLEARADVKSVRYPFLPSNPQYELARRQMSGGSGMMLADFGHTQDEALAFIRRLRLFTQAESLGGIESLVCHPATMTHASIPKDIREAAGVTDGLVRFSVGIEHIEDLWADIEQALKA
- a CDS encoding MFS transporter, producing the protein MNETAIEQLPPEVRPQTNATETVFALLFAISFSHLLNDTIQALLPAIYPVLKESYGLTFTQLGLITLTFQCTASLLQPLVGYITDKRAMPYSLPVGMAMTLVGLISLSQAHSFVTILISSGLVGAGSAVFHPEASRIAHMAAGRRRGLAQSLFQVGGNAGSSIGPLLAAWFIVPHGQGALSWFSVIAMLGVLVLFQVGQWQARNLHRIHKRHAPVAGAAREVNDGPATRRVVAAVAVLVVLIFSKYVYLASLTSYYTFYLMDRFQVSVQQSQYYLFMFLFAVAAGTIIGGPVGDCIGRKRVIWVSILGVAPFSLWLPHAGLVTTALLSVIIGLILASAFSAILVYAQELMPGKVGMIAGLFFGLAFGIAGIGSAVLGAVADARGINFVFAACAFLPLLGLLTVFLPDVETAGEK